The genome window CAAATAGCTGTGTTTTTGTTGAAGATAAAATGCTTCAAAATAATCTTTATAGTAAAACCAAAAAGCCGATTTACCGTAAGCTGATTGAAAAGCCAGCCAATGTTGTTTTTGCCAGTCTTCTTCGTAATTAATCTGCACCTGATTAATAGCCTGTTTCGTATGGTGTATTTTAACAACAGGAATACTTAAAACCTGTAAGCCATTGGCGCCTAAAATATGGCAACGATTACTATAGGTTTGTTTTATATAATTCTGGTGTTGTTCTATAATAATATGCTCAGCATTTAATAAATGAGTACAGTATACCAAGTTAGGTAAATAAGCACTCGGCAGTATAATGGTTGATGAGATAATTTGATTTGTAGGCACAGTGCTTACCGCAGTTAAATTTAGGAGTTCAATAATGTTATTTGTTTAGTTTATGAGAAAGCCAGTTCTTCTACTTTATCCCAGTTTAACA of Bacteroidota bacterium contains these proteins:
- a CDS encoding WbqC family protein, encoding MPTNQIISSTIILPSAYLPNLVYCTHLLNAEHIIIEQHQNYIKQTYSNRCHILGANGLQVLSIPVVKIHHTKQAINQVQINYEEDWQKQHWLAFQSAYGKSAFWFYYKDYFEAFYLQQKHSYLFEFNNVLLKLILQLLKVNKTITYTQSFELEYTEVNDLRHYFDAKKRSRQENEEALQLKKYLQVFTEKYPFQNNLSIIDLLMNQGPQSKNYLGNE